The following coding sequences lie in one Terriglobia bacterium genomic window:
- a CDS encoding response regulator has product MVNETKNAKTIYTTHEVSRLLHVNPRSVINWIEQSLLPSYRTPGGHRRIRRDDLVAFLRKHQIPTPESLVEGNFSVLIVDDEDEIVDIIKVYLQKQGGYEILTASDGISALLEVGRSKPDILILDIMIPGVDGIEVCRRIKSDASNRTVIIAVSGSTEHEKRILQAGADVFMGKPIDLEKLHNEAKRLLRVL; this is encoded by the coding sequence ATGGTGAATGAGACAAAGAATGCCAAGACCATTTACACGACGCATGAGGTCAGCCGCCTCCTTCATGTAAATCCAAGGTCTGTGATCAACTGGATCGAGCAGAGCCTGCTGCCATCGTACCGCACTCCGGGCGGCCACCGGAGAATCCGCAGAGATGACCTGGTGGCGTTTCTGAGGAAACATCAGATTCCGACCCCGGAATCGCTGGTCGAAGGAAATTTCAGCGTCCTGATCGTCGACGATGAAGATGAAATCGTCGACATCATCAAAGTTTACCTGCAGAAGCAGGGCGGCTACGAGATCCTCACGGCCTCGGATGGTATCAGCGCATTACTCGAGGTCGGCCGCTCGAAACCCGACATTCTCATTCTCGACATCATGATCCCCGGAGTCGACGGCATCGAAGTCTGCCGCCGCATCAAAAGTGACGCCAGCAACCGGACCGTCATCATCGCCGTAAGCGGAAGCACCGAGCATGAAAAACGCATCCTCCAGGCCGGCGCCGATGTTTTCATGGGGAAACCAATCGACCTCGAAAAGCTCCACAACGAAGCCAAGCGCCTCCTCCGCGTCTTGTAA
- a CDS encoding response regulator, with protein sequence MKILVVDDEPEILTIVSKWLHRAGHQVLTATDPQKVLELVGAHDFSVVFLDLIMPASSGIHLISRIREQKPKQKIIVMSVIEDTRVAVLAAQEGIEGYLTKPIDFKKLEEFLSRIAA encoded by the coding sequence GATGAGCCGGAAATCCTCACCATCGTTTCGAAATGGCTGCACCGCGCAGGACACCAGGTCCTCACGGCCACCGACCCTCAGAAAGTTCTCGAACTTGTTGGTGCCCACGATTTCAGCGTTGTTTTCCTCGATCTGATCATGCCCGCCTCAAGCGGCATTCACCTCATCAGCCGGATCCGGGAACAAAAACCCAAACAGAAAATCATCGTCATGTCGGTGATCGAAGACACCCGCGTCGCGGTTCTCGCAGCCCAGGAGGGAATCGAGGGCTACCTCACGAAGCCTATCGATTTCAAAAAGCTCGAAGAGTTTCTAAGCCGCATCGCGGCATAG
- a CDS encoding GNAT family N-acetyltransferase: MGKRELSQLIGKLAMEISIRKWNRDDLSQIHKAWLNYCRNVARSDMRMTQDADEAMAKWLTSRFRQPSAFGFIAESEGAIVGFLTARVDDWESVPPVIESRRIGIIDAVYVEDQFRRQGIGSQLIERAIEAMRKDNVIAVETIYDAWNDASARAWHRAGFAPWMVHAYRML, translated from the coding sequence TTGGGCAAACGAGAGTTATCTCAACTTATCGGGAAATTGGCAATGGAAATAAGCATCCGAAAATGGAACCGGGACGATTTGTCACAAATTCATAAAGCCTGGCTCAACTACTGCCGCAATGTCGCGCGTTCGGATATGCGTATGACCCAGGATGCCGACGAGGCAATGGCGAAGTGGCTCACCTCCCGTTTCCGCCAGCCTTCGGCGTTCGGTTTCATCGCGGAGTCGGAAGGCGCCATTGTGGGGTTTCTTACGGCGCGCGTGGATGACTGGGAATCCGTTCCGCCGGTGATCGAATCCCGGCGGATTGGTATCATTGATGCAGTATATGTCGAGGACCAGTTTCGCCGTCAGGGGATCGGCAGCCAACTGATTGAGCGCGCGATCGAGGCCATGAGAAAAGACAATGTCATCGCTGTTGAAACGATATACGACGCCTGGAATGACGCTTCCGCTCGCGCATGGCATCGTGCTGGGTTCGCTCCGTGGATGGTGCACGCCTACAGGATGCTATAG